A genome region from Penicillium psychrofluorescens genome assembly, chromosome: 3 includes the following:
- a CDS encoding uncharacterized protein (ID:PFLUO_005759-T1.cds;~source:funannotate), which yields MRNTVRAGVAIALIGTVLLLKNHLDYIRSQWPQSVDSAATAEGRYELKDGDLYFVPVSSMTPTAAVQNYMDYTEWEATSTPSAGEPTPSTAAAEAPAEEPAPPAEPASSERPTLPEEQTPSEDPAAPEDKLAAPTRLSQNAPIAKLDQVIVVGKTREENTDWVTEELSDWQNAIYEVNNPEAPLRVKKNKGKESNVYLQYILDHYHALPSVIVFLHAHRDNAWHIEFEGTQDNVLNMRRLQIDHVRKSGYVNLRCNWGPGCPDEVQPFRAQHDERWTEIAFADAWETMMNTTVPEVIAVPCCSQFAVTRERVLARPYTDYLGYHNWLMQTHLDDETSGRIFEYLWHIIFGQDPVQ from the exons ATGAGGAACACGGTGCGCGCAggtgtcgccatcgccctGATTGGCAccgtgctgctgctgaaaAACCACCTGGATTACATCCGATCGCAGTGGCCGCAGTCCGTCGACAGTGCCGCCACAGCCGAGGGGAGATATGAGCTGAAAGATGGCGACCTCTATTTCGTGCCGGTCTCCTCCATGACGCCGACCGCTGCCGTTCAGAACTACATGGATTACACCGAGTGGGAAGCGACATCCACTCCATCTGCGGGGGAACCGACTCCCtcaacggcggcggcggaagCACCGGCCGAGGAACCAGCGCCACCAGCCGAGCCAGCATCATCAGAGCGACCAACGCTCCCCGAGGAACAAACGCCTTCGGAGGACCCGGCAGCTCCGGAGGATAAGTTGGCCGCGCCAACCCGTTTATCGCAGAATGCACCGATTGCAAAGCTGGATCAGGTCATTGTCGTTGGAAAGACGCGGGAGGAGAACACAGACTGGGTCACGGAGGAACTGTCCGA TTGGCAGAATGCAATCTATGAGGTCAACAATCCGGAGGCCCCGTTGAGGGTCAAGAAGAATAAAGGCAAGGAAAGCAACGTCTATCTGCAATATATCCTGGACCACTACCACGCCCTCCCGTcggtcatcgtcttcttGCATGCGCACCGCGATAATGCGTGGCATATCGAGTTTGAGGGGACGCAAGACAACGTGTTGAACATGCGGCGCCTGCAGATCGACCACGTCCGGAAGTCCGGATATGTCAATCTGCGCTGCAACTGGGGGCCTGGATGCCCGGACGAAGTGCAGCCGTTCCGAGCGCAGCATGACGAACGTTGGACGGAGATTGCTTTTGCGGACGCCTGGGAGACCATGATGAACACGACTGTTCCGGAAGTCATCGCTGTCCCCTGCTGTTCGCAGTTTGCGGTCACGCGAGAACGGGTTCTCGCGCGCCCGTATACCGACTATCTAGGGTACCATAACTGGCTTATGCAGACCCATCTCGACGACGAAACTAGCGGACGCATTTTCGAGTACCTGTGGCATATCATTTTCGGGCAGGATCCCGTGCAGTAA
- a CDS encoding uncharacterized protein (ID:PFLUO_005760-T1.cds;~source:funannotate), with translation MHAKQLLALGSLLLASNVAIAAKLEHDDVPNHCWAACGPVVSISESCDHRHDNDDSAELQCICNWGPASTQIPLCAACITQYGHDDDHDHDHDNDDDVNDEDNEALDLVNSCSLSTTTYNAAAATTLGSSSAAAATATATGSNGSGQDSAGSSTTGSTPTTTNAAAGLSVPGVASLAAVMGMMPLALL, from the exons GTCTGTTGCTCGCCAGCAATGTGGCCATCGCTGCAAAGCTGGAGCACGACGACGTCCCGAACCATTGCTGGGCGGCATGTGGTCCTGTCGTGAGCATCTCCGAAAGCTGCGACCACCGGCACGATAATGATGACTCGGCTGAGCTCCAGTGTATCTGCAACTGGGGACCTGCGAGTACTCAGATCCCGCTCTGCGCAGCTTGTATCACTCAGTATGGCcacgatgatgatcatgatcatgaccatgacaacgatgatgatgttaACGATGAGGACAACG AGGCTCTTGATCTCGTCAACTCATGCTCCTTGAGCACCACAACTTACAACGCCGCTGCGGCCACCACCCTGGGCTCCAGCTCGGCTGccgctgccactgccactgccaccggCTCAAATGGCAGTGGCCAGGACTCTGCGGGATCTTCTACCACTGGCTCCACTCCGACTACGACGAATGCTGCGGCAGGTCTTTCTGTCCCCGGAGTCGCTTCCCTGGCAGCTGTCATGGGAATGATGCCTCTGGCCTTGCTCTGA